CTACGCCGACGGCTGGCACCGCGGGATGACGGGCCGGGCCCGGGCGATAGTCCGCGGCGAGCGACGGCCGATAATCGGCGTGATCTGTATGGACATGAGCATGATCGATCTCGCCGGGCTGGAGGACGTTCGGGCCGGCGAGGTCGTCACCCTGATGGGCCGCGACTACTCGGGGGAGTTGATCAGCGTCGAGGAGGTCGCCGAGTGGATGAACACCATCCCCTACGAGGTAACCTGCGCCCTCTCCGAGCGCGTCCCGCGGCACTACCTGGGGAGCGGTTGAGTTGACCACCCGGACCAAACAGCCCCGGCTGCGCGCCTTCGGCTCCCTGGGCGGCTGGCTGATCGCCAAGCTCAGCACCGTCGGCGGGATGCTGGTCTTCTACGGCCGCACCATCAAGCGTATGCTGCGCGATTTCCCCCGGGGCGAGTTGATCTTCGAGCAGATGTACCGCCTGGGTGTGCAGTCGCTGTCCGTGGTGACGATGACCGCCCTGTTCACCGGGATGGTCATCGCCCTGCAATCGGTCAACCAGTTGGTGCTGTTCGGCGCCGAGGGCTACGTCGGCGGGATGGTCTCGGTGATCTTCGCCCGGGAGCTGGGGCCGGTGCTGACGGCGATCATGCTGGCCGGACGCGTCGGCTCGTCGATGGCCGCCGAGCTGGGCACGATGCGCGTCACCGAGCAGATCGACGCCCTGGAGACCCTGGCCAGCGACCCCTTCACC
This genomic interval from Candidatus Coatesbacteria bacterium contains the following:
- a CDS encoding MlaE family lipid ABC transporter permease subunit; the encoded protein is MTTRTKQPRLRAFGSLGGWLIAKLSTVGGMLVFYGRTIKRMLRDFPRGELIFEQMYRLGVQSLSVVTMTALFTGMVIALQSVNQLVLFGAEGYVGGMVSVIFARELGPVLTAIMLAGRVGSSMAAELGTMRVTEQIDALETLASDPFTYLVAPRLIAASIMTPVLTALAIGVAQVGSFFVCIVIAGVDPGVYIAELGSLSDVWDMVSGLIKAFAFGQVLAIISCYYGFKTFGGAEGVGRATTAAMVVSAVNVLIVDLILTTLFFIAFD